A region from the Rhodamnia argentea isolate NSW1041297 chromosome 7, ASM2092103v1, whole genome shotgun sequence genome encodes:
- the LOC115745140 gene encoding gibberellin 20 oxidase 1 has product MTVDCITSKTSPAMPPQHKDEARDDEKPLVFDVSVLRHQPDIPKQFIWPDEERPCANASDLPVPLIDLGGFLSKDPTASMEASRFVGEACQKHGFFLVVNHGVDAGLISDAHKYTDSFFGLPLSEKQRAQRKLGEHCGYASSFTGRFSCKLPWKETLSFSYSAEKSSSNVVEDYFNNTMGEEFEQFGRVYQDYCEAMSTLSLGIMELLGMSLGIGRDHFREFFEGNDSIMRLNYYPPCQKPDLTLGTGPHCDPTSLTILHQDQVGGLQVFVDNEWRSISPNVNAFVVNIGDTFMALSNGLYKSCLHRAVVNSQTPRKSLAFFLCPRNDKVVRPPSELVETSCPRAYPDFTWPMLHEFTQKHYRADMNTLRVFTNWLQQKTSEPVW; this is encoded by the exons ATGACAGTTGATTGCATCACAAGTAAAACTTCACCAGCCATGCCTCCACAGCACAAAGATGAAGCCAGAGATGATGAGAAACCCCTAGTTTTCGATGTCTCAGTGCTCCGGCACCAACCCGACATCCCAAAACAGTTCATTTGGCCCGACGAGGAAAGGCCGTGCGCAAACGCCTCGGATCTCCCCGTCCCGCTCATCGACTTGGGTGGGTTCCTCTCCAAAGACCCGACTGCCTCCATGGAGGCATCGAGGTTCGTGGGGGAGGCATGCCAGAAGCACGGCTTCTTCCTCGTCGTCAATCACGGCGTGGACGCTGGCCTCATTTCGGACGCTCACAAATACACGGACAGTTTCTTTGGGTTACCGCTCAGCGAGAAGCAGAGGGCTCAGAGGAAGCTTGGTGAGCATTGCGGATATGCCAGTAGCTTCACTGGCAGGTTCTCTTGCAAGCTCCCGTGGAAAGAAACGCTTTCCTTCAGCTACTCTGCCGAGAAAAGCTCATCCAATGTCGTGGAAGACTACTTCAACAACACCATGGGCGAAGAGTTTGAGCAATTCGG GAGGGTGTACCAGGACTATTGTGAGGCCATGAGCACACTCTCTCTAGGAATAATGGAGCTGCTAGGAATGAGCCTAGGAATTGGCAGAGACCATTTCAGGGAGTTTTTCGAAGGCAACGATTCGATCATGAGGCTCAACTATTACCCACCCTGCCAGAAGCCGGACCTCACACTAGGAACCGGTCCCCATTGCGACCCGACATCCTTAACCATCCTACACCAGGACCAAGTCGGCGGGCTCCAAGTGTTTGTCGACAACGAGTGGCGTTCCATCAGCCCAAATGTCAACGCGTTCGTCGTCAACATTGGCGACACTTTTATG GCTCTGTCAAATGGGCTATACAAGAGCTGCTTGCACAGGGCAGTGGTGAACAGCCAAACTCCAAGGAAGTCCCTCGCCTTCTTCTTGTGCCCGAGGAACGACAAAGTGGTGAGACCGCCGAGCGAGCTAGTCGAGACGTCCTGTCCAAGAGCGTACCCGGACTTCACCTGGCCGATGCTCCACGAGTTCACTCAGAAGCATTATAGGGCCGACATGAACACACTCCGAGTGTTCACTAACTGGCTTCAACAGAAAACATCTGAACCAGTCTGGTGA